The Pseudomonas sp. FP2309 genome has a window encoding:
- a CDS encoding bifunctional diguanylate cyclase/phosphodiesterase — MSTPVEPLRLLLLADAPEWAALLRECLAPMGDGAVLISAPNWDSVSRLFDDDQSAVLLTTPNLQPGPGRCSLPCVLLLEQEPLVSPLGVSDWLIRDALGTDTLRRCLRHVRERGVLETTLQRLAEQDPLTGIANRQGFQTLLAARLAENEGRGLALGHLDLDNFRHANDALGHQAGDRLILQVVSRLKSQLEAGDQLARLGSDEFALLIDTRRAPQRAEWMAERITEAMAEPYWVDGESLLIGCSLGVAHARARAGADPLMWHAHIAMQQAKSTQGCTFHIFNERINRNARSLADLESELRRALRRDELELHYQPRLDLDDGHIVGLEALVRWRHGERGLLPPSEFVPLAEQSGLIVPLGYWVISRALRDMQDLRERGLPPLHMAVNLSFRQFQDSQLLSTLSRLIAERGVEAQWLEFELTETAVMRRSDLVKQTMDALGRLGVRFSLDDFGTGFSSFVHLNSLPIALLKIDKSFVGGMEEREENRKLVHAMINLAHNLNLEVVAEGVETPEQLALLRLFGCDQAQGYLISKPLPLPELVDYLTFGRGRQAQVGEGL, encoded by the coding sequence TTGTCTACGCCTGTCGAACCCTTGCGTTTGCTGCTATTGGCCGATGCGCCTGAGTGGGCAGCGTTATTGCGCGAGTGCCTGGCGCCGATGGGCGATGGGGCTGTGCTGATCAGCGCGCCCAATTGGGACTCGGTGAGTCGTCTGTTCGATGACGACCAAAGCGCCGTGCTATTGACCACGCCCAACCTGCAACCCGGCCCTGGTCGGTGCAGTTTGCCGTGCGTATTGCTGTTGGAGCAGGAACCGTTGGTTTCGCCGCTGGGCGTCAGCGACTGGCTGATCCGTGATGCTTTGGGCACCGATACCCTGCGCCGCTGCCTGCGCCATGTGCGCGAGCGCGGTGTGTTGGAAACCACCCTGCAACGCCTTGCCGAGCAAGACCCGCTGACCGGCATCGCCAACCGCCAGGGTTTCCAGACCTTGCTGGCCGCGCGACTGGCCGAGAATGAAGGCCGCGGCCTGGCCCTCGGTCACCTCGACCTCGACAATTTCCGTCACGCCAACGACGCCCTTGGCCATCAGGCCGGCGACCGGTTGATCCTGCAGGTTGTCTCGCGGCTCAAGAGCCAGCTCGAAGCCGGCGACCAACTGGCCCGTCTGGGCAGCGACGAATTCGCCTTGTTGATCGATACCCGCCGTGCGCCCCAGCGCGCCGAGTGGATGGCCGAGCGCATCACCGAAGCCATGGCCGAACCTTACTGGGTGGATGGCGAAAGCCTGCTGATCGGTTGCAGCCTGGGTGTGGCGCATGCGCGTGCGCGGGCCGGTGCCGACCCGCTGATGTGGCACGCCCACATCGCCATGCAGCAAGCCAAAAGCACTCAGGGCTGTACCTTTCATATCTTCAACGAACGCATCAACCGTAACGCGCGCAGCCTGGCCGACCTGGAAAGTGAATTGCGCCGTGCCTTGCGTCGGGATGAACTGGAGCTGCATTACCAACCGCGCCTGGACCTGGACGATGGGCATATTGTTGGCCTGGAAGCGCTGGTGCGCTGGCGCCATGGCGAACGCGGCCTGCTGCCGCCCAGCGAATTCGTGCCGTTGGCTGAACAGAGCGGCCTGATCGTACCGCTGGGATACTGGGTGATCTCCCGGGCCCTGCGCGACATGCAAGACCTGCGTGAACGCGGCCTGCCGCCGTTGCACATGGCGGTCAACCTGTCATTTCGCCAGTTCCAGGACAGCCAGTTGCTCTCCACCCTCAGCCGGCTGATTGCCGAGCGTGGTGTGGAGGCGCAGTGGCTGGAGTTCGAGTTGACCGAAACCGCCGTTATGCGCCGCAGTGACCTGGTCAAGCAGACCATGGACGCCCTCGGTCGCCTGGGTGTGCGGTTCTCCCTGGACGACTTCGGCACCGGTTTCTCATCGTTCGTGCACCTCAACAGCCTGCCGATCGCCTTGCTGAAGATCGACAAGAGCTTCGTCGGCGGCATGGAGGAGCGCGAAGAGAACCGCAAACTGGTGCATGCCATGATCAACCTGGCGCACAACCTCAACCTGGAAGTGGTGGCCGAAGGGGTGGAAACCCCTGAGCAACTGGCGCTGCTGAGGTTGTTCGGCTGTGACCAGGCTCAGGGTTATCTGATCAGCAAACCGTTGCCGTTGCCTGAACTGGTGGACTACCTGACATTCGGCAGGGGCCG